In Cohaesibacter intestini, the genomic stretch GACCGTTTTCGCTGGCATGGGTGCTGGCGATGCCGATATTGGTTTCAGACGCGTCAACGCCGGTAACCTCGGCGCCCATCCGGCAAAGCGGTTCACACAACAGGCCACCGCCACAGCCAATGTCGAGAATGCACAAGCCCTCCAGCGGACGCTGGGCCTTCGGGTCGAGGCCGAACTGGGCGACCAGTTTCTCACGGATATATTTGACCCGGGTCGGGTTGAATTTGTGCAGGGGGCGGAATTTGCCGGTCGGACTCCACCATTCTGCTGCCATGGCAGAAAAGCGTGCGACCTCGGCTTCATCGACGGTGCTGCCGGAAAATGTGGTTTGTGACGTCATCTCTTCTGCCCTTTCCCTCATACTGACCCTGCAAGGCCGGTGCGCACCACAGGCGTGTGAGACGCTGCAATGGTGTGCTTATCCATACGGTGGCATCTGCGCAACCGGATTTTTCCTTGCTCGGTCGAAGGGGACCAAAAGTCAAGTCTTTGAGTCCTTGCAAGTGACGTCCGTGCCGAGTATGACTATGCGCAAATTGGCGTGAGTGTGGCAAATAGACGAGCTGCGTCAGGCTTATATAACGAAAACAATGACAGAAAGAGATGTTGAATGGCTCGCCTTGTCATGAAATTCGGGGGAACGTCGGTTGCCGATCTCGATCGCATCCGGCGGGTCGCCCGACATGTAAAACGCGAAGTGGATGCTGGCAATCAGGTGGCGGTCGTCGTGTCTGCCATGGCTGGCAAGACCAACGAGTTGGTCGGCTGGGTGGAAGATGCGTCTCCCCTCTATGATGCGCGCGAATATGATACGGTTGTCTCCTCTGGTGAGCAGGTGACGTCGGGTCTTCTGGCCCTGGTGTTGCAGAATATGGGTGTTGATGCCCGCTCTTGGCTTGGATGGCAAATTCCCTTTAAAACCAATGGTGTGCATGGGGCCGCCCGCATCGAGGAAATCGATGGTGCGCGTCTGATCGAGCGGCTGGAAATGAATCAGGTGGCCGTGGTCGCCGGGTTCCAGGGCATCGGGCCGGACAACCGGATCGCCACCCTTGGGCGCGGAGGGTCTGACACCAGTGCGGTGGCGATTGCTGCGGCTATTCATGCGGATCGCTGCGATATCTACACCGACGTGGATGGTGTCTATACCACCGACCCGCGCATTGTACCCGAGGCGCAGCGACTGGATCAGATTTCCTATGAGGAAATGCTTGAAATGGCTTCGCTTGGTGCCAAGGTCATGCAGGTGCGCTCCGTTGAAATGGCGATGGTTCACAATGTCCGCACCTTCGTGCGGTCGTCATTCGTCGAACCAGATGCCCCAGAATTGCTCAATAGCGATGTTCCGATCGGAACATTGATCTGTGATGAGGAAGAGATTGTGGAAAAACAGGTTGTAACCGGGATCGCCTATTCAAGAGACGAAGCGCAGATTTCCCTGCGCCGTGTCGAGGACAAGCCCGGCATCGCCGCCCATGTGTTTGGTCCGCTTGCTGATGCCAACATCAATGTCGACATGATCGTGCAGAATATCTCGGAAGATGGCACCATCACCGACATGACCTTCACCGTGCCAAAGGGTGACTTTGAACGGGCCAAGACCGTGCTTGAAGATGCGCGCAGCGATATCAATTATGCGGTGCTGCAGGGGTCAACCGATGTGGTCAAGGTATCCGTCATCGGTATCGGCATGCGCAGCCATGCGGGTGTTGCCTCGCAGGCCTTCAGGGCCCTGGCTGACAAAGGCATCAACATTCGGGCGATCACCACTTCGGAAATCAAGATTTCGATTCTGATCGACACGGAATATACGGAGCTCGCAGTGCGTGCTCTGCACTCGCTCTATGGGCTGGACGGCAAATAGGCGACAATTGCTTCACAGGGTGATCCGCCGGGATCAGCTGCGGTTTAAGATGTAGACAAAATACTGTTTTCTTTGCCGTTCCAATCTTTCCGGCGGGTTATTGATCTGCCTGCGGGCCTCATGCCATAGTGCTCGCGAGGAGAATCTGTTCCCCGATTGCATCATGTGTGCCTTGTCGGGGTTCAGGGATGACGTCTTGCAGGACGTGATGTGCCAGATGCTGTTGCGCTCTGGCTGTGGCGGATGATCGGAGTATCCCTGATGCGGGGAAATGTGGTGGGGCCGCGCATATTGTTGCGACGCCTTCGGGAAACGATGGCGAAGCCGACCGATGCTCAGGATCGGTTGAACGAGATCGTGTGTCTGATCGCGGCCAATATGGTTGCCGAGGTCTGCTCGGTCTATGTGCTCAGAGCCGATGATCAACTCGAACTCTACGCGACCGAGGGTCTCAATCCGGATTCCGTTCACCTGACCCGGCTGAATGTCGGCGAAGGCCTTGTCGGCCATATCGCGTCCGAAGCCCGCATTCTCAATCTGTCCGAACCGCAGGAGCATCCTGCCTTTGCCTATCGCCCGGAAACGGGCGAGGAAATTTACCACGCCTTCCTTGGTGTGCCTGTGCTGCGTGCCGGACGCGTGCTGGGGGTTCTGGTGGTGCAGAACAAAACCCAGCGAATCTATTCCGACGAGGAAGTCGAAGCGCTGCAAACCACCGCGATGGTGCTGGCTGAACTGATTGCCTCGGGCGAGCTGCGCGGTTTGTCAGGGCCGGATACCGACCTTGACATGGTGCGGCCGATGCGGCTCGAGGGCCTGTCGATGGCGGAGGGCATCGGTCTGGGTCATGTGGTTTTGCATGAGCCGCGCGTGGTGGTCACCAATCTCATTGCTGAAGATTTGCGAGGCGAGGAAGAGCGCCTTGAGGCGGCAATTGAAAAGCTGCGCCTGTCTGTCGATGATCTGCTCAACCGGGACGACATAT encodes the following:
- a CDS encoding aspartate kinase codes for the protein MARLVMKFGGTSVADLDRIRRVARHVKREVDAGNQVAVVVSAMAGKTNELVGWVEDASPLYDAREYDTVVSSGEQVTSGLLALVLQNMGVDARSWLGWQIPFKTNGVHGAARIEEIDGARLIERLEMNQVAVVAGFQGIGPDNRIATLGRGGSDTSAVAIAAAIHADRCDIYTDVDGVYTTDPRIVPEAQRLDQISYEEMLEMASLGAKVMQVRSVEMAMVHNVRTFVRSSFVEPDAPELLNSDVPIGTLICDEEEIVEKQVVTGIAYSRDEAQISLRRVEDKPGIAAHVFGPLADANINVDMIVQNISEDGTITDMTFTVPKGDFERAKTVLEDARSDINYAVLQGSTDVVKVSVIGIGMRSHAGVASQAFRALADKGINIRAITTSEIKISILIDTEYTELAVRALHSLYGLDGK